The DNA window CTGTGCACCACCTCAGGCGAGAGCCACGTGTAGAGCTCAAACCAGACGAGCGTCTCGGGCTCGGCCACGACCCCCCAGCGATCCGCAAGCTCCTCTACTAGGTGAAGGCCCCAGTGCGAGTCGAGCGGCGCGTCCGCACTACGCGGCGCCGGGACGAAGCCCGGTCCGTCGTCGCCGACCTCGACGCGCAGGCGCTCGTCG is part of the Thermoleophilaceae bacterium genome and encodes:
- a CDS encoding ATP-binding protein, whose protein sequence is DERLRVEVGDDGPGFVPAPRSADAPLDSHWGLHLVEELADRWGVVAEPETLVWFELYTWLSPEVVHRSQPSHQNASA